A genomic segment from Nodosilinea sp. FACHB-141 encodes:
- a CDS encoding nuclear transport factor 2 family protein: MTSTITVTRDEAQIRQLITEQANGICAKNLDQIMAHYGSDAVLFDVKPPLQLKGVAAIRQMWESSLPYMPNSSGTEMQDLTITISDDLALAHWMLHYTGIAADHPAAQMWLRITAGYQKRQGEWQILHEHCSRPFNPGC; encoded by the coding sequence ATGACTAGCACGATCACGGTTACCCGCGACGAAGCCCAAATCCGACAGCTAATTACCGAGCAGGCCAACGGTATCTGTGCCAAAAATCTTGACCAAATCATGGCTCACTATGGCTCAGATGCCGTTCTATTTGACGTTAAGCCGCCACTCCAGCTCAAGGGTGTCGCTGCCATTCGCCAGATGTGGGAAAGCAGTTTGCCCTATATGCCCAACTCTTCGGGCACCGAGATGCAGGATCTCACTATCACCATCAGCGACGACCTGGCGCTGGCCCACTGGATGCTGCACTATACCGGCATTGCGGCCGATCATCCAGCGGCGCAGATGTGGTTGCGCATCACCGCTGGCTATCAGAAGCGGCAGGGTGAATGGCAGATTTTGCATGAGCACTGCTCGAGACCCTTTAACCCAGGCTGTTGA
- a CDS encoding YciI family protein: MKFICLGYFDETQWDKLSEDEQGELMADCFAYDDELRRGGHFIGGEALQSVRNAATLRYQNGQVVVTDGPFAETKEQIGGILMLEARDLNHAIQLMSHHPGVRNGPFEIRPADEEINAQVNESKTFQTNLH, encoded by the coding sequence ATGAAATTCATCTGTCTGGGCTACTTCGACGAAACGCAGTGGGACAAGCTTTCTGAAGACGAACAGGGGGAGCTAATGGCCGACTGTTTTGCCTACGACGACGAACTGCGGCGGGGCGGCCACTTTATCGGTGGAGAAGCGTTACAAAGCGTTCGCAATGCAGCGACGCTGCGATACCAGAACGGTCAAGTTGTCGTCACCGATGGCCCCTTTGCTGAAACTAAAGAGCAGATCGGCGGCATTTTGATGCTGGAGGCCCGCGATCTCAACCACGCCATCCAGCTAATGTCGCACCATCCCGGAGTGCGCAACGGCCCCTTTGAAATTCGCCCAGCAGATGAGGAGATCAACGCCCAGGTCAACGAAAGCAAAACCTTTCAGACCAATCTGCACTGA
- a CDS encoding DUF1579 domain-containing protein: MHVQPQTEHQWLDRLVGEWISECECIMGPDQPPSTTHGKEVVRSLDGVWVVAEGESEMPDGGTGTTLMTLGYDPETQRYTGTYVGSMMTHLWVYNGSLDEAKKVLTLETEGPDFNGNSMTQYKDIIEFLTDDHRTMTSQILTDDGQWQQFMITHFRRQ, translated from the coding sequence ATGCACGTTCAACCGCAGACAGAACACCAGTGGCTAGACCGACTAGTTGGCGAATGGATCAGTGAGTGCGAGTGCATCATGGGGCCAGATCAGCCCCCATCAACGACTCACGGCAAGGAAGTAGTTCGCTCCCTAGATGGCGTTTGGGTTGTAGCCGAGGGCGAAAGCGAAATGCCCGATGGTGGCACCGGCACTACCCTGATGACCCTGGGCTACGATCCCGAAACCCAGCGTTATACAGGCACCTATGTTGGCTCGATGATGACCCATCTGTGGGTGTATAACGGCTCTTTAGATGAGGCAAAAAAGGTCTTAACGCTAGAAACTGAAGGGCCTGATTTCAACGGAAATTCAATGACCCAGTATAAGGACATCATTGAGTTCTTAACTGATGACCACCGCACCATGACGTCGCAAATTTTGACCGATGATGGTCAGTGGCAACAGTTTATGATCACCCACTTTCGGCGACAGTAG
- a CDS encoding DUF899 domain-containing protein: MTTTTLAHPPVVSADTWLAERKALLADEKALTKQRDRVNAKRRRLPMVKLEKTYTFEGPKGETSLLDLFEGRHQLLVYHFMFDPEWENGCTGCTGLVNAIGDLSLLGDRDTSFALISRAPLAKLEQYKARQGWTLPWVSSFGSDFNYDFHVTLDEAVAPVQYNYRDQVELASNSEQHFMKGESHGMSVFFRIDDEVFHTYSTYARGCEGLTDAYSLLDLTPYGRQQDFEDSPAGWPQRPTYG, translated from the coding sequence ATGACTACCACTACTCTTGCCCATCCGCCCGTGGTGTCAGCCGACACCTGGCTGGCAGAACGAAAAGCGCTTTTAGCAGACGAAAAAGCCTTAACTAAACAGCGCGATCGCGTCAATGCCAAGCGCCGCCGTCTGCCCATGGTCAAGCTAGAAAAAACCTACACATTTGAAGGGCCTAAAGGTGAGACCAGCCTGCTCGATTTGTTTGAGGGCCGCCACCAGCTGCTGGTTTACCACTTTATGTTTGACCCCGAGTGGGAGAACGGTTGCACGGGCTGCACTGGCCTGGTCAATGCCATAGGTGATTTGAGTCTGCTGGGCGATCGCGACACCAGCTTCGCACTCATATCCCGTGCTCCGCTGGCCAAACTTGAGCAATATAAAGCCCGTCAGGGTTGGACTCTGCCCTGGGTTTCTTCCTTTGGCAGCGACTTTAACTACGATTTTCACGTCACGCTCGATGAAGCGGTGGCTCCGGTGCAGTACAACTACCGCGACCAGGTGGAGCTGGCTAGCAACTCAGAGCAGCACTTTATGAAAGGCGAAAGCCACGGTATGAGCGTGTTCTTTCGCATCGACGACGAGGTTTTTCATACCTACTCGACCTATGCTCGCGGCTGCGAGGGCCTGACTGACGCCTATAGCCTGCTCGATCTCACTCCCTACGGTCGGCAGCAAGACTTTGAGGATTCTCCCGCAGGCTGGCCGCAGCGACCGACCTACGGCTAG
- a CDS encoding WxcM-like domain-containing protein gives MPSEIKPLNINSTYVVMDGSGNAMPVSVSDTFYEELSRTFGDFKNKRLVSQLNFDRDWGTWEMHPAGEEFVCLISGQIDLILKQNGVENRLPLDTPGSYVIVPKGIWHTAKVHQPCSVLFITPGEGTQNRAV, from the coding sequence ATGCCCAGCGAAATTAAGCCCTTAAATATAAACTCCACCTACGTTGTGATGGATGGTAGCGGCAATGCCATGCCAGTGTCAGTAAGCGACACCTTTTATGAAGAACTAAGCCGTACCTTTGGAGACTTTAAAAACAAGCGACTTGTCTCTCAACTTAACTTTGACCGCGATTGGGGCACATGGGAAATGCATCCTGCTGGTGAAGAGTTTGTGTGCCTGATCTCAGGGCAGATTGATCTCATTCTTAAGCAGAACGGTGTTGAAAACAGGCTGCCGCTAGACACCCCTGGCTCCTATGTGATTGTGCCCAAGGGCATTTGGCACACCGCTAAAGTTCACCAGCCCTGCTCTGTGTTGTTTATTACTCCTGGCGAAGGAACTCAAAATCGAGCTGTTTAG
- a CDS encoding YciI family protein produces MKYMLLIYSDENVWGEGEQERCYQDSVKLTQDLHAKGQYLGASPLHSVATATSVQMRDGKRLVTDGPFAETREQLGGYFLIEAEDLDEAIAIAGRIPSVHKGTVEIRPLIELTGLPSGQ; encoded by the coding sequence ATGAAATACATGCTGCTGATTTACAGCGATGAAAACGTCTGGGGCGAGGGCGAGCAGGAGCGCTGCTACCAGGATTCGGTCAAGCTCACCCAGGATCTGCACGCCAAGGGTCAATATTTGGGTGCGTCGCCGCTGCACTCGGTAGCTACAGCCACCAGTGTGCAGATGCGCGACGGCAAGCGCCTGGTGACCGATGGCCCCTTTGCCGAAACCCGAGAACAGCTCGGCGGTTATTTTCTGATCGAGGCGGAAGATTTGGACGAGGCGATCGCGATCGCCGGCCGCATTCCTTCTGTGCACAAAGGCACCGTCGAAATTCGCCCCTTAATAGAGTTAACTGGCCTGCCATCTGGCCAATAG
- a CDS encoding RNA polymerase sigma factor, with translation MNESLQMQRQVDAIYRAESRRVFATLIRLLGDFDLAEEALHDAFAVAIEQWPRDGMPVKPRPWLVSVGRFRAIDRLRRRTRFDASLAELAQQLDAQPELPDDDVEDDRLRLIFTCCHPALPQEAQVALTLREVCGLKTEEIASAFLLAPPTLAQRIVRAKAKIRAAGIPYQVPALEDLPDRLDTVLQVIYLVFNEGYAASSGPSLTRADLSGEAIRLGRLVLELLPNPEVMGLLALMLLQESRRQARTSPTGDLILLADQNRALWNQEQIAEGRSLVQQALSSGQVGPYGIQAAIAAVHAEAPQPAATDWAQIVGLYSLLAQIEPTPVVHLNRAVAVAMRDGPQAGLQLLDEILAEGDLAHYHLAHAARADLCRQLGETAEAKVSYQRALDLVKQEPERRFLESRLRELV, from the coding sequence ATGAACGAATCCCTCCAGATGCAGAGGCAGGTAGATGCCATTTATCGGGCTGAGTCGCGTCGGGTTTTTGCCACGCTGATTCGCCTACTGGGAGATTTTGACCTGGCCGAAGAAGCGCTGCACGACGCCTTCGCCGTGGCGATAGAGCAGTGGCCACGGGATGGAATGCCAGTTAAACCAAGGCCGTGGCTGGTATCGGTGGGTCGGTTTAGGGCGATTGATCGCCTGCGTCGCCGCACCCGCTTTGACGCGTCGCTGGCCGAGCTGGCCCAGCAGCTCGATGCCCAGCCCGAGTTGCCCGACGACGATGTCGAGGACGATCGCCTGCGGCTGATCTTCACCTGCTGCCACCCGGCCCTGCCCCAGGAGGCCCAGGTGGCCCTCACCCTGCGAGAGGTCTGTGGTCTCAAAACCGAGGAAATCGCTAGCGCCTTTTTGCTCGCCCCACCTACCTTGGCCCAGCGCATTGTGAGGGCCAAGGCCAAAATCCGCGCGGCGGGTATCCCCTACCAGGTGCCCGCCCTGGAAGATCTGCCCGATCGCTTAGACACCGTACTCCAGGTAATCTATCTGGTGTTTAACGAGGGGTATGCGGCCTCCTCTGGCCCATCGCTGACGCGGGCCGATCTCTCGGGCGAGGCGATTCGGCTGGGGCGACTGGTGCTAGAGCTGCTGCCCAACCCTGAGGTGATGGGGCTGCTGGCGCTGATGCTGCTGCAAGAGTCACGGCGGCAGGCCCGCACCTCCCCTACGGGCGATCTGATTCTCTTAGCCGATCAGAATCGCGCGCTGTGGAACCAGGAGCAGATTGCCGAGGGGCGATCGCTGGTGCAGCAAGCCCTATCCTCAGGGCAGGTGGGACCCTACGGGATTCAGGCGGCGATCGCTGCCGTTCATGCCGAAGCCCCCCAACCAGCTGCAACGGACTGGGCACAGATTGTCGGGCTGTATAGCCTGCTAGCCCAGATCGAACCCACTCCCGTTGTCCATCTCAATCGAGCCGTGGCCGTGGCAATGCGCGATGGCCCCCAGGCAGGACTGCAACTGCTAGATGAGATTCTCGCTGAGGGCGATCTGGCTCACTATCACTTGGCCCATGCGGCCCGAGCCGACCTGTGCCGCCAACTGGGCGAAACCGCTGAAGCCAAGGTGTCTTATCAGCGAGCGCTCGATCTAGTCAAGCAAGAACCCGAGCGCCGGTTTCTCGAAAGCCGCCTGCGCGAACTGGTCTGA
- a CDS encoding VOC family protein has protein sequence MGRKIFVNLPTQNLDQAIAFFTQLGFAFNPQFTDETATCMIVSDDIYVMILTNDKFKTFTPKPICDATKSTEVLVCLSCDSREEVDSLVSKAVSGGGSTYNDPQDHGFMYAHGFQDLDGHIWELMYMEPGAIPQ, from the coding sequence ATGGGACGCAAAATTTTTGTCAATCTGCCTACTCAAAACCTCGACCAGGCGATCGCATTCTTTACCCAGCTCGGCTTTGCATTCAATCCGCAGTTTACCGATGAAACCGCTACCTGCATGATTGTCAGCGATGACATCTACGTCATGATTTTGACCAACGATAAGTTCAAAACCTTTACGCCCAAACCTATCTGCGACGCCACCAAGAGTACCGAGGTGCTAGTCTGTCTATCCTGCGACAGCCGCGAAGAGGTTGATAGCTTGGTTAGCAAAGCCGTTAGTGGCGGTGGCTCAACCTACAACGACCCTCAAGATCACGGATTTATGTATGCCCACGGCTTTCAAGATTTAGACGGTCATATTTGGGAGCTGATGTACATGGAACCCGGCGCTATCCCTCAGTAA
- a CDS encoding VOC family protein, which yields MKLYSYLNFNGNCEAAFDYYAQVLGGKVGDKMTYGESPMADQTPEDWRDKIMHSQLILGDQELMGADSMPDYFEEPKGTSVLIAIEDPDKAEHVFAALAENGTIKMPIQETFWAARFGMVVDQFGTPWMINCDRAA from the coding sequence ATGAAACTGTATTCTTACCTCAACTTTAATGGCAATTGCGAGGCTGCATTCGATTACTATGCGCAGGTCTTAGGCGGCAAGGTTGGTGACAAGATGACCTATGGAGAATCGCCAATGGCCGACCAAACACCTGAAGATTGGCGCGACAAAATCATGCACTCTCAGCTAATCCTAGGAGATCAGGAGCTTATGGGGGCGGACAGCATGCCCGACTACTTTGAAGAGCCTAAAGGCACCTCTGTCTTAATCGCCATTGAAGATCCAGATAAGGCCGAGCATGTCTTTGCAGCCCTGGCTGAGAATGGCACTATTAAGATGCCCATTCAGGAGACTTTTTGGGCGGCCCGGTTTGGCATGGTAGTCGATCAGTTTGGCACACCGTGGATGATTAACTGCGATCGCGCCGCCTAG